The Vibrio echinoideorum genome includes a region encoding these proteins:
- the hemB gene encoding porphobilinogen synthase yields MSVSIQGQFPGRRMRRMRKHDFSRRLMAENQLSVDDLIYPMFILMGKERREPVESMPGVERLSIDLMLEEADYLSKLGVPAIALFPVVNQDAKSLCAAEAHNSEGLVQRAVRLLKEHVPNMGVITDVALDPFTTHGQDGIIDEDGYVMNDETTEVLIKQALSHAEAGADVVAPSDMMDGRIGKIREALEEAGYIHTQIMAYSAKYASCYYGPFRDAVGSASNLKGGNKKNYQMDPANSDEAIHEVAMDLNEGADMVMVKPGMPYLDIVRRVKHELQAPTFAYQVSGEYAMHKAAIQNGWLKERETVMESLLCFKRAGADGILTYFAKDVAEWLAEDNAQTAEHLKEK; encoded by the coding sequence GTGTCTGTTTCAATTCAAGGTCAATTTCCAGGTCGTCGTATGCGCCGTATGCGTAAGCACGACTTTAGCCGTCGCCTAATGGCAGAAAATCAATTGTCTGTGGATGATCTCATCTACCCAATGTTTATTCTTATGGGTAAAGAGCGTCGTGAACCTGTAGAGTCAATGCCAGGTGTTGAACGTCTGTCTATCGATCTCATGCTTGAGGAAGCGGATTACCTGTCAAAATTGGGTGTTCCTGCGATTGCTCTGTTTCCGGTAGTGAACCAAGATGCTAAAAGTTTATGCGCGGCTGAAGCTCATAACTCTGAAGGTTTGGTACAACGAGCAGTACGCTTACTCAAGGAACACGTGCCAAATATGGGTGTGATTACTGACGTAGCACTGGACCCGTTCACTACACACGGCCAAGACGGAATCATCGATGAAGATGGTTACGTGATGAATGACGAGACGACTGAAGTCTTGATCAAGCAAGCATTATCACACGCTGAAGCGGGCGCTGATGTCGTTGCACCATCAGATATGATGGATGGTCGTATTGGTAAGATCCGTGAAGCATTAGAAGAAGCTGGCTATATTCATACTCAAATCATGGCGTACTCTGCGAAATACGCATCGTGTTACTACGGCCCATTCCGTGATGCTGTTGGCAGTGCTTCGAACCTAAAAGGTGGTAACAAGAAGAACTACCAGATGGATCCTGCGAACAGTGATGAAGCGATTCACGAAGTAGCAATGGATTTGAATGAAGGTGCAGACATGGTAATGGTGAAACCAGGCATGCCTTACCTTGATATTGTTCGTCGTGTTAAGCACGAGCTGCAAGCTCCAACGTTTGCTTACCAAGTATCTGGCGAGTACGCGATGCACAAAGCAGCGATCCAGAATGGCTGGCTGAAAGAGCGCGAAACCGTAATGGAATCATTATTGTGTTTTAAGCGTGCAGGTGCCGATGGCATTCTTACTTACTTTGCTAAAGATGTTGCTGAGTGGCTTGCAGAAGACAACGCACAAACAGCAGAACACTTAAAAGAAAAGTAA
- the yihI gene encoding Der GTPase-activating protein YihI yields MGRSKKSRKPGALGAPEPMVTRNRSESDVEGRERKRVKKRKGLKSGSRHSDGSEAKQRKAALARDPRLGSKKKIPLIVEPAKKSTKQERKLSNEQELEMLENDAQLNTLLDRIENGENLGAGLQKFVDEKLDRIEHLMGRLGLLEPEDDEEEIFEEAPVASKKKASSDEDLLSQFEDFDLDSFKG; encoded by the coding sequence ATGGGTCGTAGTAAGAAATCAAGAAAACCGGGAGCACTTGGCGCTCCGGAACCTATGGTTACTCGTAACCGTAGTGAATCTGATGTTGAAGGTCGTGAACGTAAGCGTGTTAAAAAGCGTAAAGGCCTTAAGTCGGGCAGCCGTCACTCAGATGGTAGCGAAGCAAAACAGCGTAAAGCTGCACTAGCTCGCGACCCTCGTTTAGGCAGCAAGAAAAAAATCCCGCTGATTGTTGAACCAGCGAAGAAGTCGACGAAACAAGAGCGCAAGCTATCTAACGAACAAGAGTTAGAGATGCTTGAGAATGATGCTCAACTGAACACATTGCTAGATCGTATCGAAAATGGTGAAAACCTAGGTGCTGGTCTGCAGAAGTTTGTTGATGAGAAACTTGATCGTATCGAACACCTAATGGGCCGCTTAGGTCTGCTAGAACCAGAAGACGATGAAGAAGAGATCTTCGAAGAAGCACCGGTTGCATCTAAGAAGAAAGCAAGCTCTGACGAAGACTTGCTATCTCAATTCGAAGATTTCGACTTAGACAGCTTTAAAGGTTAA
- the yihA gene encoding ribosome biogenesis GTP-binding protein YihA/YsxC, whose amino-acid sequence MSVKIHYQNTHFITSAPDIRHLPEDEGIEIAFAGRSNAGKSSALNRVTNQKGLAKTSKTPGRTQLINLFKVTDGCHIVDLPGYGFAQVPLEMKKKWQKSLGEYLQRRESLKGLVVLMDIRHPMKDLDQQMIYWAIDSRIPVQVLLTKADKLKSGARKAQLLKIRNDAKSFGGDVAVDVFSSMKGIGVDQLRAKMDEWFAPVFADQIIDELANEEHNDSE is encoded by the coding sequence GTGAGCGTAAAAATTCATTATCAAAACACGCATTTCATTACCAGTGCACCTGATATTCGTCATTTACCAGAAGACGAAGGGATCGAAATTGCGTTTGCAGGACGCTCCAATGCTGGTAAATCTAGCGCGCTAAATCGCGTTACAAACCAAAAAGGCTTGGCGAAAACCAGTAAAACACCCGGTCGAACTCAGCTAATTAACCTATTTAAGGTAACGGACGGTTGTCATATCGTCGATTTACCAGGATATGGCTTTGCTCAAGTTCCGCTTGAGATGAAGAAAAAATGGCAGAAGTCGCTAGGCGAATACCTACAACGACGTGAAAGCCTGAAAGGTTTAGTGGTATTGATGGATATCCGTCACCCAATGAAAGACCTTGACCAACAAATGATCTACTGGGCTATCGATAGCCGCATCCCAGTACAAGTTTTGTTAACAAAAGCAGACAAACTGAAAAGTGGTGCGCGTAAAGCACAGCTACTGAAAATCCGTAATGATGCGAAATCTTTCGGTGGTGATGTTGCGGTTGATGTATTCTCTTCAATGAAGGGTATCGGCGTTGATCAACTGCGTGCCAAGATGGATGAGTGGTTTGCCCCAGTGTTTGCTGATCAAATCATTGATGAATTAGCGAACGAAGAGCACAACGACTCAGAGTAG
- the hemN gene encoding oxygen-independent coproporphyrinogen III oxidase, producing the protein MSSKPVTTNQQIVWDQEILNKYNYSGPRYTSYPTALEFHEAFTVADYDMACTQYPERPLSLYVHIPFCHKLCYYCGCNKVITRHSHKADEYLDVIEHEIRQRASLLNGREVTQLHFGGGTPTFLTKVQITRLMMILRDEFNFTADAEISIEVDPREIELDVLDHLRSEGFNRLSIGVQDFNKEVQKLVNREQDEEFIIAMVQRAKDLGFRSTNLDLIYGLPKQTQVLFAETLKQVLEMKPGRLSVFNYAHMPQLFAAQRKIKDEDLPEAKEKMAILQDTIETLTGAGYQFIGMDHFALPEDELAVAQREGILHRNFQGYTTQGEADLIGFGVSAISMVGDAYAQNQKELKKYYAQVNDLRHALWKGVALDSDDLLRREVIKQLICNFKLDKTMIESEFSVDFNRYFKEDLGLLQTFINDELVEVDDKEIRVTLRGRLLIRNICMCFDKYLRAKARQQQFSRVI; encoded by the coding sequence ATGTCGAGCAAGCCAGTAACAACGAATCAGCAAATCGTTTGGGATCAAGAGATCTTAAACAAGTACAACTATTCGGGACCTCGTTACACTTCATATCCAACAGCGTTGGAGTTTCATGAAGCGTTTACCGTCGCTGATTACGACATGGCGTGTACGCAATATCCAGAGCGTCCACTCTCTCTTTATGTGCATATCCCGTTCTGTCACAAGCTTTGTTACTACTGTGGTTGTAACAAGGTAATTACTCGTCACTCGCACAAAGCGGATGAGTACCTTGATGTGATTGAACATGAAATTCGTCAACGCGCTTCTTTGTTGAATGGTCGTGAGGTAACTCAACTGCACTTCGGTGGCGGTACCCCGACATTCCTAACGAAAGTACAAATCACTCGTTTGATGATGATTCTGCGTGATGAATTTAACTTCACAGCGGATGCTGAAATCAGTATCGAGGTTGACCCTCGCGAGATCGAACTCGATGTATTAGACCACTTACGTAGCGAAGGTTTTAACCGCTTAAGTATCGGTGTTCAAGATTTCAATAAAGAAGTACAGAAGCTAGTTAACCGTGAGCAAGATGAAGAATTCATTATTGCGATGGTTCAACGTGCAAAAGACCTGGGTTTCCGTTCAACCAACCTAGATTTGATTTACGGATTACCAAAACAAACTCAAGTATTGTTTGCTGAAACACTGAAGCAAGTACTTGAGATGAAGCCAGGTCGTCTCTCTGTCTTTAACTATGCACACATGCCGCAACTGTTCGCAGCTCAGCGCAAGATTAAAGATGAAGACTTGCCAGAAGCAAAAGAAAAAATGGCTATCTTACAAGATACCATTGAGACCTTAACGGGCGCGGGCTACCAGTTCATTGGTATGGACCACTTTGCTCTACCAGAAGACGAGCTAGCAGTAGCTCAGCGTGAAGGTATCCTGCATCGTAACTTCCAAGGCTACACGACCCAAGGTGAAGCTGACCTGATTGGCTTTGGCGTTTCGGCTATCTCTATGGTGGGTGATGCTTACGCTCAGAACCAAAAAGAGCTGAAAAAATACTACGCTCAGGTTAATGACCTACGCCACGCACTTTGGAAAGGCGTCGCACTTGATAGCGATGATCTACTGCGTCGTGAAGTGATTAAGCAGCTTATCTGTAACTTTAAGTTGGATAAGACGATGATCGAATCTGAGTTTTCAGTCGATTTTAATCGTTACTTCAAAGAAGACCTAGGATTGCTGCAAACCTTCATCAACGATGAGTTGGTTGAGGTCGATGACAAAGAAATCCGTGTGACTCTGCGTGGCCGCCTGTTGATTCGTAACATCTGTATGTGTTTTGATAAATACCTACGTGCTAAGGCTCGCCAACAACAATTCTCCCGCGTGATTTAA
- a CDS encoding GNAT family N-acetyltransferase, with product MSVIVREGSLEEAVSVVEQITEFAKKESVASLSERLAGKTSLILVAEEAGVLLGFKIGYELDENTFYSWFGGVSSLARNKGVAQAQLDVQELWVKQQGYQQLKVKSRNQFPAMLRLLLRNGYLIEKLEEKEEINDHRIHFLKKI from the coding sequence ATGTCTGTAATCGTGCGTGAAGGCTCATTAGAAGAGGCAGTTTCTGTTGTTGAACAGATTACCGAGTTTGCCAAAAAAGAGAGTGTAGCGTCTTTATCGGAGCGATTAGCAGGTAAAACAAGCCTGATCCTCGTTGCTGAAGAAGCGGGCGTGTTACTTGGTTTTAAGATTGGTTATGAATTGGATGAAAACACATTTTATAGTTGGTTTGGTGGTGTTTCATCATTGGCGAGAAACAAGGGTGTGGCGCAAGCGCAACTTGATGTTCAAGAACTGTGGGTGAAGCAACAGGGCTACCAACAACTGAAAGTGAAATCTCGCAATCAGTTTCCAGCGATGCTGCGTTTGTTATTGAGAAATGGTTACCTAATCGAAAAATTAGAAGAAAAAGAAGAAATTAATGACCATAGAATTCACTTTTTGAAGAAAATTTGA
- a CDS encoding TatD family hydrolase → MIDTHAHIYASEFDEDREQVVQRALTQGIDTILLPNIDLESIEPMLATEAQFPEVCRSMMGLHPCYVDANIEQTLKTIRAWFDKHDFIAVGEIGIDLYWDKTFKAEQEMAFVTQLQWAKELDLPVVIHTRDSIEETLTLLRKEQDGSLRGVFHCFGSSLEEAQAINALGFHLGLGGVSTFKNSGMDKVIPHLDMNYVILETDCPYLAPAPNRGKRNEPAYTELVAKRIAELRNITIDEVDTITTANAKALFGL, encoded by the coding sequence ATGATCGACACCCACGCCCATATTTACGCGAGCGAATTCGATGAAGACCGCGAACAAGTCGTGCAACGCGCACTTACTCAAGGTATTGATACGATTCTACTGCCTAACATCGATTTAGAATCTATCGAGCCAATGCTCGCGACGGAAGCTCAATTTCCGGAGGTATGTCGTTCAATGATGGGCTTACACCCTTGTTATGTGGATGCAAATATCGAACAGACCCTGAAAACCATTCGAGCTTGGTTCGATAAGCATGACTTTATCGCCGTGGGTGAGATAGGTATCGACCTGTACTGGGATAAAACCTTTAAAGCAGAACAAGAGATGGCGTTTGTGACTCAGCTGCAGTGGGCAAAAGAGCTTGATCTACCAGTGGTGATCCACACGCGAGATTCCATCGAAGAAACACTCACCCTACTTCGCAAAGAACAAGATGGAAGCTTACGCGGCGTATTCCACTGCTTTGGCAGCAGCTTAGAGGAAGCTCAAGCAATCAATGCGCTAGGTTTTCACTTGGGTTTAGGTGGCGTATCTACGTTCAAAAACTCAGGAATGGACAAAGTAATCCCTCATCTTGATATGAATTACGTCATTCTAGAGACAGATTGCCCGTATTTGGCACCCGCACCGAATCGAGGAAAACGCAATGAACCTGCTTACACTGAGTTAGTTGCGAAGCGAATTGCTGAATTACGCAATATTACAATAGATGAAGTCGATACTATAACCACAGCAAATGCCAAAGCCCTATTTGGCCTGTAA
- a CDS encoding c-type cytochrome, protein MKKLALILSLLASCSVWAQGSIEAGKAKSQTCVACHGADGNSLITQYPKLAGQHEKYLEKQLKELKLGMTSGGKQGRNEPVMGAMAMSLSEEDMADLAAYYASLPISSNSTPENVVDEGKVLYTAGNAERGVTACIACHGPRGNGTELSGFPKISGQHADYIKAQLEKFRDGSRNNDMNAMMRDVAKKLTDADIDTLSKYVGGLH, encoded by the coding sequence ATGAAGAAATTAGCGCTAATTTTGAGTCTTTTAGCCAGCTGCTCAGTATGGGCTCAAGGTAGTATTGAAGCTGGTAAAGCCAAATCACAAACATGTGTTGCCTGCCACGGTGCTGACGGCAACAGTCTGATCACTCAGTACCCTAAGCTGGCTGGTCAACATGAGAAGTACCTAGAGAAGCAGTTAAAAGAGCTTAAGCTCGGTATGACTAGTGGTGGTAAGCAAGGTCGTAATGAACCTGTAATGGGTGCAATGGCGATGTCTTTATCTGAAGAAGATATGGCTGACCTAGCGGCGTACTACGCATCGCTACCTATCTCTAGTAACTCTACTCCTGAGAACGTAGTAGATGAAGGTAAGGTTCTTTACACCGCGGGTAACGCAGAACGCGGCGTAACGGCGTGTATTGCTTGTCACGGTCCACGTGGTAACGGTACCGAACTTTCTGGTTTCCCTAAGATTTCAGGCCAGCACGCAGATTACATCAAGGCTCAACTTGAGAAATTCCGCGATGGTAGCCGTAATAACGACATGAATGCGATGATGCGTGATGTAGCTAAAAAGTTAACAGACGCAGATATTGATACCTTATCGAAGTACGTTGGTGGTTTACACTAA
- the tatC gene encoding twin-arginine translocase subunit TatC encodes MSSTEQTQPLISHLLELRNRLLRAIVAVLVVFVGLIYFANDIYEFVSAPLVDRLPEGATMIATDVASPFFTPLKLTLIASIFVAVPFILYQVWAFVAPGLYKHEKRLIMPLLASSSLLFYCGVAFAYFIVFPLVFGFFTAISLGGVEFATDISSYLDFVLALFFAFGIAFEVPVAIILLCWTGATTPKQLSEKRPYIVVVAFIIGMMLTPPDMISQTLLAIPMCILFEIGLFFARFYVRKPDADEEEEAES; translated from the coding sequence ATGTCTTCGACTGAGCAGACACAGCCTTTAATTAGCCACCTTCTAGAACTCCGTAATCGCTTACTACGTGCGATTGTTGCGGTTCTGGTTGTGTTTGTTGGGCTAATTTATTTTGCTAATGATATTTATGAATTCGTATCAGCACCTTTGGTAGATCGTCTACCGGAAGGGGCTACGATGATCGCAACGGATGTTGCATCGCCATTTTTCACACCGTTGAAGTTAACTTTAATCGCGTCTATTTTTGTCGCGGTACCGTTTATTTTGTATCAGGTGTGGGCTTTTGTTGCGCCGGGTTTATATAAGCATGAGAAGCGCTTGATCATGCCATTGTTGGCATCAAGCTCACTGCTTTTTTACTGTGGTGTGGCGTTTGCCTACTTCATTGTATTCCCGTTAGTCTTTGGCTTTTTTACTGCCATATCATTGGGTGGAGTAGAATTCGCAACAGACATATCGAGTTACCTTGATTTTGTACTCGCGCTATTCTTTGCTTTTGGTATCGCTTTTGAAGTGCCTGTCGCGATTATCTTACTATGTTGGACTGGCGCGACGACACCGAAACAACTGTCTGAAAAACGTCCATACATCGTTGTTGTCGCTTTCATCATTGGTATGATGCTGACGCCACCCGATATGATCTCGCAAACACTGTTGGCTATTCCAATGTGTATTCTGTTTGAGATTGGTCTGTTCTTTGCGCGTTTCTATGTGCGAAAACCAGATGCTGATGAAGAGGAAGAAGCTGAATCTTAA
- a CDS encoding class I SAM-dependent methyltransferase — MYTCPLCHHQGVNHYFEDKRRAYLQCQQCELVFVKPEQRLEAKEEKAHYDLHENDPSDAGYRRFLSRIADPLTDKISSNSHGLDFGCGPGPTLSIMLEEAGHTMELYDIYYHPEASVLEKTYDFMTATEVIEHLYHPDKVWQQWLNLVKPKGWIGLMTKLVIDVDAFAGWHYKNDPTHVVFFSRQTFQFLAERDKLELEFFGNDVILLRKVQ, encoded by the coding sequence ATGTATACTTGTCCCTTATGCCATCACCAAGGCGTGAATCACTATTTTGAAGACAAACGCAGAGCCTATCTGCAATGTCAGCAATGTGAACTGGTATTTGTTAAACCTGAACAAAGGTTAGAAGCAAAAGAAGAGAAAGCACACTATGATCTCCATGAGAACGATCCTAGTGATGCAGGCTATCGCCGTTTTCTATCTCGCATCGCGGATCCACTAACAGACAAAATTTCATCTAACTCACACGGGTTGGATTTTGGTTGTGGCCCAGGCCCTACGCTATCTATTATGTTAGAAGAAGCCGGACACACCATGGAGTTGTACGATATCTATTACCACCCAGAAGCTTCTGTGTTGGAAAAAACGTATGACTTTATGACTGCCACGGAGGTGATAGAGCATCTTTATCACCCAGACAAAGTGTGGCAGCAATGGTTGAATTTAGTTAAACCCAAGGGCTGGATTGGTCTTATGACTAAACTAGTAATAGACGTAGACGCGTTTGCTGGTTGGCACTACAAGAATGACCCGACACATGTCGTCTTCTTTAGTCGTCAAACATTCCAGTTTTTGGCAGAGCGGGATAAGCTCGAACTAGAATTTTTTGGAAATGATGTAATTTTACTGAGGAAAGTGCAGTAA
- the tatB gene encoding Sec-independent protein translocase protein TatB, which produces MFDIGFWELVLISVVGLVVLGPERLPVAIRSVSKFVGQAKSMANSVKDELSHELKVQELQENLRKAEKMGMEDLSPDLKASVDELKQAAAQVQRPYAKPESDKPSDTEPSVTETVESETIQVNSEASAPSDKKAE; this is translated from the coding sequence GTGTTTGATATCGGTTTTTGGGAACTGGTATTAATATCTGTCGTTGGGTTAGTGGTTTTAGGACCTGAGCGTTTGCCCGTTGCGATTCGTAGTGTCTCCAAGTTTGTTGGACAAGCGAAAAGCATGGCAAATAGTGTGAAAGATGAACTTTCTCATGAGCTAAAGGTACAAGAACTTCAAGAAAACCTACGTAAGGCGGAAAAAATGGGTATGGAAGATTTATCTCCAGACCTAAAAGCATCAGTTGATGAACTTAAGCAGGCCGCTGCTCAAGTTCAACGTCCGTATGCCAAGCCTGAGTCTGATAAGCCAAGTGATACTGAACCTAGTGTCACGGAAACTGTTGAATCTGAAACCATTCAGGTCAATAGTGAAGCTTCAGCACCGTCAGATAAGAAAGCCGAATAG
- the polA gene encoding DNA polymerase I codes for MARIPDNPLILIDGSSYLYRAFHAYPGTMSNGDIPTNAVYGVVNMLRSMMRQFASDRIAVIFDAKGKTFRDDMYPEYKANRPPMPDDLRCQIEPLHNVIRAMGLPLISIPGVEADDVIGTLASQASAMGMPVLISTGDKDMAQLVDDNVTLINTMTNVVMDREGVIEKFGIPPELIIDYLALMGDKVDNIPGIPGVGDKTATALLQGIGSIEKLYQNLDDIAALGFRGSKTMAKKLADNKDNADMSYQLATIKLDVELEDTPESLVKAQPNIDELIKLYGQLVFKSWLNELLEGGSGVVEADERSAGAVRSSTSTTTSTVEMNTSAVTIDRSHYETILDEASFNVWLEKLKAAEVFAFDTETDSLDYMVANLVGLSFATEEGVAAYVPVAHDYLDAPQQLDRDWVLEQLKPILEDDAQAKVGQNLKYDMSVLARYGIDMKGIKHDTMLASYVFNSVGGKHDMDSLALRFLQHSCISFEQIAGKGKKQLTFNQIELGEASPYAAEDADVTLRLHNRLMENLDQDEKLKAIYEEIEVPLIPVMSRIERTGVFIDDMLLGAQSQEIAVRLDELEQKAYEIAEQEFNMNSPKQLQAILFEKMGLPVIKKTPSGAASTNEEVLQELALDYPLPKLIIEYRGLAKLKSTYTDKLPKMINAETGRVHTSYHQAVTATGRLSSTDPNLQNIPIRNEEGRRIRQAFVAQHGWKILAVDYSQIELRIMAHLSGDKALLEAFQQGKDIHAATAAEIIGVDIDQVTTEQRRRAKAVNFGLIYGMSAFGLAKQLGIPRGEAQHYMDTYFERYPGVMQYMEDTRSTASEQGFVETIYGRRLHLPEIQSRNGMRRKAAERAAINAPMQGTAADIIKKAMLLVDEWIRAEGDGRVKLLMQVHDELVFEVQESSLAEIESKVQQLMESAADLAVPLVAEAGHGDNWDQAH; via the coding sequence ATGGCTCGTATTCCTGATAATCCATTGATTCTGATCGATGGCTCTTCTTACCTATATCGCGCGTTCCATGCCTACCCGGGCACCATGAGCAATGGTGATATCCCTACTAACGCTGTTTACGGTGTGGTTAACATGTTACGCAGCATGATGCGTCAATTTGCTTCTGATCGTATTGCGGTTATTTTTGATGCGAAAGGAAAGACGTTCCGTGATGACATGTACCCAGAGTACAAAGCAAACCGCCCACCAATGCCTGACGATCTTCGTTGTCAGATAGAGCCACTGCACAATGTTATTCGTGCGATGGGTTTGCCACTTATCTCTATTCCTGGCGTTGAAGCGGATGACGTGATTGGTACGTTGGCTTCTCAAGCTTCTGCGATGGGTATGCCTGTGCTTATCAGTACTGGTGATAAAGACATGGCACAGTTGGTTGATGACAACGTTACCTTGATCAACACAATGACCAATGTAGTGATGGATCGTGAAGGTGTTATCGAGAAGTTTGGTATCCCACCAGAGTTGATCATCGATTATCTCGCGCTGATGGGCGATAAAGTGGATAACATTCCGGGCATTCCAGGTGTTGGTGATAAGACCGCAACAGCATTGTTGCAAGGTATCGGTAGTATCGAAAAGTTGTATCAAAATCTTGATGATATTGCGGCGCTTGGTTTCCGTGGTTCGAAAACCATGGCTAAGAAGCTGGCTGATAATAAAGACAATGCTGATATGTCTTACCAGCTTGCGACAATTAAGCTCGATGTCGAGCTTGAAGACACGCCAGAGTCTCTCGTGAAAGCACAACCAAATATCGATGAGCTGATTAAGCTATATGGTCAGTTGGTGTTTAAATCTTGGCTGAACGAGCTACTTGAAGGTGGCAGTGGCGTAGTTGAAGCTGATGAAAGATCGGCTGGTGCGGTACGCAGTAGCACTTCAACAACGACTTCTACCGTAGAAATGAATACCTCTGCTGTGACGATAGACCGTAGTCACTACGAGACGATCTTGGATGAAGCATCATTCAATGTATGGCTAGAGAAGCTCAAAGCAGCCGAAGTGTTTGCCTTTGATACTGAAACTGACAGCCTAGATTACATGGTCGCTAACCTTGTCGGCCTGTCATTCGCAACCGAAGAAGGCGTTGCCGCTTACGTACCTGTTGCCCATGACTACTTAGACGCACCACAACAGTTGGATCGTGATTGGGTACTTGAACAGCTTAAACCTATTCTAGAAGATGACGCACAAGCAAAAGTGGGTCAAAACCTGAAGTACGATATGAGTGTGCTCGCGCGCTACGGTATCGATATGAAGGGCATCAAACACGATACTATGCTGGCTTCTTACGTTTTCAATAGCGTTGGTGGTAAACATGATATGGATAGCTTGGCACTGCGTTTCCTACAACACAGCTGCATCTCATTCGAACAAATTGCCGGTAAAGGTAAGAAACAGCTTACTTTCAACCAAATTGAACTGGGTGAAGCCTCTCCGTATGCCGCGGAAGATGCGGATGTGACATTACGTCTTCATAACCGCTTAATGGAAAATCTTGATCAAGATGAAAAGCTAAAAGCGATCTATGAAGAAATTGAAGTCCCACTGATCCCTGTGATGTCTCGTATTGAGCGCACGGGTGTATTCATTGATGACATGCTGTTAGGCGCACAATCGCAAGAGATTGCAGTTCGCCTTGATGAACTAGAGCAGAAAGCCTACGAAATTGCAGAGCAAGAGTTCAACATGAACTCTCCTAAGCAGCTGCAAGCTATCTTGTTTGAAAAAATGGGCTTACCGGTTATCAAGAAAACACCATCAGGAGCAGCTTCAACCAACGAAGAAGTGTTGCAAGAGTTGGCTCTTGATTACCCTCTACCTAAGTTGATCATTGAGTATCGTGGCCTAGCAAAACTGAAGTCTACTTATACAGATAAGCTGCCTAAGATGATCAATGCAGAAACGGGTCGTGTTCATACGTCTTACCATCAAGCAGTGACCGCGACGGGCCGTTTGTCTTCGACCGATCCAAACCTACAAAACATCCCAATTCGTAATGAAGAAGGTCGTCGTATCCGCCAAGCATTCGTTGCACAACACGGTTGGAAGATTCTCGCAGTCGATTACTCGCAAATTGAATTGCGTATCATGGCGCACCTATCGGGTGACAAAGCGTTACTGGAAGCGTTCCAACAAGGTAAAGATATTCACGCAGCAACTGCTGCTGAGATTATCGGTGTTGATATTGATCAGGTAACTACTGAACAACGTCGTCGTGCGAAAGCGGTTAACTTTGGTCTTATCTATGGCATGAGTGCGTTCGGCTTGGCTAAGCAGCTTGGTATTCCTCGTGGTGAAGCACAACATTATATGGACACTTACTTTGAACGCTACCCTGGCGTGATGCAGTATATGGAAGACACACGTAGCACAGCTTCAGAGCAAGGCTTTGTTGAAACCATTTACGGTCGTCGTCTACATTTACCAGAGATTCAATCTCGTAATGGCATGCGTCGTAAAGCAGCTGAACGTGCGGCGATCAATGCGCCAATGCAAGGTACAGCGGCTGACATTATCAAGAAAGCGATGTTGTTGGTTGATGAGTGGATTCGAGCTGAAGGTGATGGTCGTGTGAAGTTATTGATGCAAGTACACGATGAATTGGTATTTGAAGTCCAAGAGTCATCTTTAGCCGAAATTGAAAGTAAAGTACAACAATTGATGGAGTCAGCGGCTGATCTAGCTGTACCGTTAGTCGCGGAAGCTGGCCACGGTGACAACTGGGATCAAGCCCACTAA
- a CDS encoding DUF2489 domain-containing protein encodes MNVTLLAIAGGIIILGLGSYAGYLLLQVKKQTELQKQHQALAIEKRNATIYDNVNTLCLAGIQGQCDLPEISIRVCIIMDNVQGDERVDFDSEYPALSELYHIVKDMARGDGRQELTKKERMQQNLTRHKAETRLNDAVIEDLKRLQEKVKPLNNQINIQMI; translated from the coding sequence ATGAACGTAACCTTATTAGCAATTGCTGGTGGAATTATCATTCTCGGCTTGGGCTCTTACGCAGGTTACCTTCTACTTCAAGTGAAGAAGCAGACGGAGTTGCAAAAGCAGCATCAAGCACTTGCCATTGAAAAACGTAACGCGACGATTTACGACAACGTAAATACTTTGTGCTTAGCGGGTATTCAAGGCCAGTGTGACTTACCTGAGATCAGTATCCGAGTGTGTATCATTATGGATAACGTTCAGGGTGATGAGCGTGTCGATTTTGATTCTGAGTATCCTGCTCTTTCTGAGCTGTACCATATCGTAAAAGATATGGCTCGCGGAGACGGAAGGCAGGAACTGACGAAGAAAGAGCGCATGCAGCAGAATCTCACACGCCATAAGGCGGAGACTCGCTTGAATGATGCGGTCATTGAAGATTTGAAAAGGTTGCAGGAGAAGGTTAAGCCTCTCAATAACCAAATCAACATTCAGATGATCTAG